One Rhizoctonia solani chromosome 3, complete sequence genomic region harbors:
- a CDS encoding GRAM domain-containing protein, producing the protein MINTASWLPGRLATLDLFRFTNSASATNSGCFGLTDTSKLFGQHPLAYTYDGTAQYDPRSCVCGNDPQHYPNIIADAVLPAHPGTIFNLMYSYHDEIKDFWARQGMHDLRTIGWVPQDPSYSNSRLRTRTMLFSVDIPEGLQLNHNVTRIQVTDTITHLRDCPFSSSVLSTIYAPDVASGHAFAVKTRTCIIPHAKSEARLFVTAVLVWGDGSDFQRPIGQAALVGLRQYHDNILSVMREEISTNKEVYASLDEAAIIEYTVLPTNPDGVLDAMYTDREPVMNFWQRDQGFTDLHSTGWFPQDPAYPNSRLRTRSTSFTKDIPEGLPLSHGVVGKRTRIEVIDTITHSEDGPTGTAILSTLRAPNLMNGHAFAVRTRTCLVPEGASGTRLLVTAMVRWNQRVNYGETIEDFAFDALKKYYQDLTNFTRREMISYKGGYESFREEPCCNFGRSDRDASAKYATYREQLPSEREQESSYGSYKPRIAVPIQGAEPSTGCEDLQGQIHQLSQSLRRVEMRVIDNENRIADLEAQLREARRVLKVI; encoded by the exons ATGATCAATACGGCCTCGTGGCTGCCAGGCCGTCTAGCCACGCTTGATTTGTTCCGATTTACAAACTCGGCTTCCGCAACCAACTCTG GCTGTTTTGGTCTCACTGATACTTCCAAGCTatttggacaacatcccTTGGCGTACACTTACGATGGGACAGCTCAGTACGATCCCAGGTCATGTGTCTGCGGCAATGATCCTCAGCATTATCCAAATATCATTGCCGACGCAGTTTTACCTGCCCATCCAGGAACTATTTTCAACCTGATGTACTCCTATCATGACGAGATAAAAGACTTTTGGGCGCGGCAGGGAATGCATG ACCTTCGCACAATTGGCTGGGTCCCTCAGGATCCAAGTTATTCCAACTCTCGCCTCCGAACGCGAACGATGCTATTCTCCGTAGATATCCCCGAAGGGTTACAACTGAATCACAATGTCACACGAATCCAAGTTACCGACACAATTACCCATTTAAGGGATTGTCCCTTCAGTTCATCCGTTTTGTCCACTATTTACGCACCCGATGTTGCTAGTGGGCATGCGTTTGCGGTCAAGACGCGTACATGCATTATTCCGCATGCAAAGTCGGAAGCGAGGTTATTCGTGACGGCAGTCTTAGTGTGGGGTGACGGGAGCGATTTTCAGC GTCCAATAGGACAGGCCGCACTGGTCGGGTTGAGACAATACCATGACAATATTTTGTCTGTCATGCGCGAGGAGATTTCTACAAACAAAGAGGTCTATGCTTCACTAGACGAGGCTGCGATTATTGAGT ATACCGTCCTACCAACTAATCCAGATGGGGTCCTTGATGCAATGTATACCGATCGCGAGCCAGTAATGAACTTTTGGCAGCGAGACCAAGGCTTCACTG ACCTCCATTCAACCGGATGGTTTCCACAGGACCCTGCCTATCCCAACTCGCGCCTCCGAACCCGGTCAACGTCCTTTACCAAAGATATCCCTGAAGGTCTACCGCTGAGCCACGGTGTGGTTGGGAAGCGGACGCGGATCGAGGTTATAGATACCATCACGCACTCGGAAGATGGCCCCACTGGAACTGCGATTCTGTCTACGTTGCGCGCTCCAAACTTGATGAACGGGCACGCGTTTGCTGTCAGGACCCGTACTTGCCTCGTGCCAGAGGGAGCATCGGGGACGAGACTGTTGGTCACTGCAATGGTCAGGTGGAACCAAAGAGTTAACTATGGTG AAACGATTGAAGACTTTGCATTCGATGCTCTGAAGAAATACTACCAAGACCTCACGAACTTTACTCGACGAGAAATGATCTCATACAAGGGAGGTTACGAAAGTTTTAGAGAGGAGCCCTGCTGCAATTTTGGTCGCTCAGATCGGGATGCAAGTGCAAAATATGCTACCTATCGCGAACAACTTCCGAGTGAGCGGGAGCAAGAGTCCTCCTATGGATCCTATAAACCTCGGATAGCCGTCCCAATCCAGGGCGCCGAACCCTCAACTGGATGTGAAGATCTGCAAGGTCAAATTCACCAACTCTCCCAGAGTTTGCGTCGAGTTGAAATGCGTGTGATCGATAATGAAAATCGGATTGCAGATCTCGAGGCGCAATTGAGGGAGGCAAGGCGTGTTCTCAAAGTTATTTAG